One Candidatus Peregrinibacteria bacterium DNA segment encodes these proteins:
- a CDS encoding S-layer homology domain-containing protein, whose amino-acid sequence MSSLEENFEETLPNHWSDSYLKNTLEESFIIEVAIAQESFLDLLSEFFILPDLTISRSDVLTFLLVQSGVDITLLSTHVERPDFSDVTSKDEGFGIINFAAEAGLIDGYGDGTFKPSRITNRVEALKLVSTFYQEVPKELRGDELLARYNLEENPFSDVDLDEWYAPYVIAAYSNGIIQGYPDGTYKPSQSITHAEFLKIAILGKRTLWE is encoded by the coding sequence GTGAGTTCTCTTGAAGAAAATTTTGAAGAGACCTTGCCCAATCACTGGTCAGACAGTTATTTGAAAAACACTTTGGAAGAAAGCTTCATTATTGAAGTGGCCATTGCTCAAGAATCCTTCCTCGACCTACTTTCCGAATTCTTCATCCTCCCCGACTTGACCATCAGCCGCAGCGATGTTTTGACCTTCTTACTCGTACAAAGTGGCGTGGACATCACCTTGCTCAGCACCCATGTGGAACGCCCCGACTTTTCAGACGTGACGAGCAAAGACGAAGGTTTTGGCATCATCAATTTTGCAGCGGAAGCCGGATTGATTGACGGCTACGGCGATGGAACCTTCAAACCCTCCCGCATCACCAACCGAGTAGAAGCGCTCAAACTTGTGTCCACGTTCTATCAAGAAGTGCCCAAAGAACTGCGTGGAGATGAGTTATTGGCCCGTTACAATTTGGAAGAAAATCCCTTCAGTGACGTCGATTTGGATGAATGGTACGCTCCTTACGTCATCGCCGCCTACAGCAACGGAATCATTCAGGGTTACCCCGATGGAACTTACAAACCTTCGCAAAGCATCACTCACGCCGAATTCTTAAAAATAGCCATTTTAGGAAAAAGGACTTTGTGGGAGTAG
- the serS gene encoding serine--tRNA ligase has protein sequence MLDPKFIVQNPAAVKTAAEKKHIRFDVEHFIQVDENRRAVTADLEAIRAEKNAANDKIKALSGNEKQAAIEEMRSKGDLEKSLGEELNRIEMEWKGLLLRAPAPCSPETPEGKDDSENVELYKVGDLPQFKDQDGVVFEPKDHITLGEELDIIDVERGVNIGGSRSYFLKNEGALLELAILRFTLDKLVSKGFVPFLPPLMVNRNAMEGTGYFPGGEEQAYTLGVKRPEDEHIESDDKYLIGTSEVPVTSYHRDEILKEDELPKRYAGYSYCFRREAGTYGKDTRGLYRIHQFQKVEQVVLCKNDPEESKKMHEMLLKNAEEVLQDLHLPYRVVAVCSGDMGQGQYYKNDIETWMPSRGNYGETHSCSTFHEFQARRLNIRYKDADGKMQFVHTLNNTCVASPRILIPILEIYQNADGSVTIPTVLRPYMGGRDKITRK, from the coding sequence ATGCTCGACCCCAAATTCATCGTTCAAAATCCAGCCGCTGTGAAGACTGCTGCCGAAAAAAAACACATCAGATTTGACGTGGAACATTTCATTCAAGTGGATGAGAATCGCCGCGCTGTGACCGCCGACCTCGAAGCCATTCGCGCCGAAAAAAACGCGGCAAACGACAAAATCAAAGCCCTCAGCGGCAATGAAAAACAAGCCGCCATCGAAGAAATGCGCAGCAAAGGCGATCTCGAAAAATCCCTCGGCGAAGAGCTCAATCGAATCGAAATGGAATGGAAAGGTCTGCTGCTACGTGCCCCAGCCCCTTGCTCGCCCGAAACGCCGGAAGGAAAAGACGACAGCGAAAATGTCGAACTCTACAAGGTCGGTGACTTGCCTCAATTCAAAGACCAAGACGGCGTCGTGTTCGAGCCCAAAGACCACATCACACTGGGTGAAGAACTGGACATCATCGACGTAGAACGCGGCGTGAACATCGGTGGTTCTCGCAGCTACTTTCTCAAAAACGAAGGCGCACTTTTAGAACTCGCCATACTCCGCTTCACCCTCGACAAGCTCGTGTCCAAAGGCTTTGTGCCCTTCCTTCCTCCCCTCATGGTGAATCGTAATGCCATGGAGGGCACCGGTTATTTCCCCGGTGGCGAAGAACAAGCCTACACTCTCGGTGTGAAACGTCCAGAAGACGAGCATATTGAAAGCGATGATAAATACCTCATTGGGACCAGCGAAGTTCCTGTGACTTCTTACCACCGTGATGAAATCCTCAAAGAAGACGAATTGCCCAAACGTTACGCCGGTTATTCCTATTGCTTCCGCCGTGAAGCCGGCACGTATGGAAAAGACACCCGCGGCCTCTATCGCATTCATCAATTCCAAAAAGTAGAACAAGTTGTGCTCTGCAAAAACGACCCCGAGGAATCCAAAAAAATGCATGAAATGCTCCTGAAAAATGCCGAAGAAGTTTTACAAGATTTACACCTGCCTTATCGCGTCGTAGCCGTGTGCAGCGGAGACATGGGCCAGGGCCAATACTACAAAAACGACATCGAAACTTGGATGCCCAGCCGAGGCAACTACGGCGAAACGCACTCTTGCTCCACCTTCCACGAATTCCAAGCCCGCCGTCTCAACATCCGTTACAAAGACGCAGACGGCAAAATGCAATTCGTCCACACCCTCAACAACACCTGCGTGGCCTCCCCTCGCATCCTCATTCCCATCCTCGAAATCTACCAAAACGCCGACGGATCAGTGACGATTCCGACGGTGCTAAGGCCTTATATGGGTGGACGCGATAAAATCACTAGGAAATAA